In Pseudomonas deceptionensis, a single window of DNA contains:
- a CDS encoding MmgE/PrpD family protein yields the protein MSQHTQALTEFLANLHYEQLPEAVISRTEDLFLDWLGSALASQASHPIPLFERYAAKMGPASGPAGILVNGTSSSAYFAALVNGASSHLVEQDDLHNSSVLHPATVVFPAVLAAAQDLGKTGRELIVAAVAGYEAGIRIGEFLGRSHYRIFHTTATVGTLAAAVGVGKLMGFNQEQFTDVLGSAGTQAAGLWEFLRDAADSKQLHTAKAAADGLLAAYLTAEGLSGAKNILEGEQGMAAGMSSDANPACLSDRLGSRWALTETSFKFHASCRHTHPAADALLELMQREQLRAQDIASVTTRVHQGAIDVLGRVRVPQTVHQAKFSMGTVLGLIAVYGKAGLPEFHQHSLTDPRIADFCSRVCMVLDEEVDGAYPQRWLGRVEVTTVQGRTLRGRIDEPKGDPGNTLSRAELEDKFRRLLAFSGARNDAQATGLIGRVWQLRHLDDLGVLTRLPASVENAS from the coding sequence ATGAGTCAGCACACTCAAGCGCTCACGGAGTTTTTAGCCAACCTGCATTACGAGCAGTTGCCTGAAGCCGTTATCAGCCGCACCGAAGACCTGTTTCTTGACTGGCTGGGCTCGGCCCTGGCCAGCCAGGCTTCGCATCCGATCCCGTTGTTCGAGCGTTATGCGGCGAAGATGGGCCCGGCCAGCGGGCCGGCCGGCATTTTGGTCAATGGCACGTCCAGCTCCGCGTATTTCGCCGCGCTGGTCAATGGTGCCAGCTCGCACCTGGTAGAGCAGGACGACCTGCACAACAGCTCCGTGCTGCACCCGGCGACGGTGGTGTTCCCGGCCGTGCTGGCTGCCGCCCAGGACCTGGGCAAAACCGGCCGCGAACTGATCGTTGCTGCCGTCGCCGGGTATGAAGCCGGCATTCGTATCGGTGAGTTCCTCGGCCGCTCGCACTATCGCATCTTCCACACCACCGCCACGGTGGGCACCCTGGCGGCGGCGGTCGGGGTGGGCAAACTGATGGGCTTCAATCAGGAGCAGTTCACCGATGTGCTCGGCAGCGCGGGCACCCAGGCAGCCGGACTGTGGGAGTTTCTGCGGGATGCGGCTGACTCCAAGCAATTGCACACCGCCAAGGCGGCCGCCGATGGCCTGCTGGCCGCCTACCTGACCGCCGAAGGGCTGAGCGGCGCTAAAAACATTCTCGAAGGCGAGCAGGGCATGGCCGCCGGAATGTCCAGCGACGCCAATCCGGCCTGCTTGTCCGACCGCCTGGGCAGTCGCTGGGCACTGACTGAAACCTCGTTCAAGTTTCACGCTTCGTGCCGCCACACGCACCCGGCGGCGGATGCTTTGCTGGAGCTGATGCAGCGCGAGCAACTGCGGGCCCAGGACATTGCCAGCGTCACCACGCGGGTCCATCAGGGCGCCATCGACGTCCTGGGCCGCGTGCGGGTGCCACAGACCGTCCACCAGGCCAAGTTTTCCATGGGCACGGTGCTGGGCCTGATCGCTGTTTACGGCAAGGCCGGCTTGCCCGAGTTCCACCAGCATTCGCTGACCGATCCGCGCATCGCCGACTTTTGCTCCAGGGTGTGCATGGTGCTGGACGAGGAAGTCGACGGCGCCTATCCGCAGCGCTGGCTGGGGCGGGTGGAGGTGACCACGGTGCAGGGCCGGACCTTGCGCGGTCGCATCGATGAGCCCAAGGGCGACCCGGGCAATACCCTGAGTCGCGCCGAGCTGGAAGACAAGTTTCGCCGCTTGCTGGCCTTCTCGGGTGCGCGCAATGACGCACAGGCCACGGGCCTCATCGGGCGGGTCTGGCAACTGCGCCACCTTGACGACCTTGGCGTCCTGACCCGCCTCCCGGCTTCTGTAGAGAACGCATCATGA
- a CDS encoding OmpP1/FadL family transporter: MKKVMPKTLLALAVALSSSPLLASGLAINEQSISGMGTGFAGRSSSADDASTVYGNPAGMARLKQEQVSAGSAVLVAKSDISDTRSTFGGKEDGDMVPLTAVPMGYYVKPIDEHWAFGVGFYVPYGLITDYGSGFAGRYFANKSRIQVMTFQPTVSYAFNDKVSIGFGPTINRIDGELTSQVPNVLSPGSNDGKVKIKGDDTAFGFNAGILVQATDQTRVGLTYHSKVSYHLKGDTKVTGGTFSLLGLSGQSYDAKLDLDTPESVDFSVTHQLNDDWTLYMGSTWTRWSRLKDITVENSGVSPRLGGSLNTITEEQNWHDTWAHAIGAAYQLNAKWVLRTGLSVDQSPTNNANRSPRIPTGDRTAISFGAGWTPVSNITVDLAYSYLWEESVKINDSSATKGAYSSRFKNSASGFGSSITYRF, translated from the coding sequence ATGAAAAAAGTAATGCCCAAGACCCTCCTTGCGCTTGCCGTTGCACTTTCGTCTTCACCGCTACTGGCCAGCGGTCTTGCTATTAATGAACAAAGCATCAGCGGGATGGGTACCGGGTTCGCAGGCCGATCGTCCTCTGCCGATGATGCCAGCACCGTGTATGGCAACCCTGCCGGCATGGCGCGCCTGAAGCAGGAACAGGTCAGTGCGGGTTCCGCCGTCCTCGTCGCAAAATCCGATATCAGCGATACCCGCAGTACCTTCGGCGGCAAGGAAGACGGCGATATGGTTCCGCTCACTGCGGTGCCCATGGGCTACTACGTCAAACCGATAGATGAGCACTGGGCTTTCGGCGTTGGTTTCTACGTGCCCTACGGTTTGATCACCGACTATGGCAGCGGTTTTGCGGGTCGCTACTTCGCCAACAAAAGCCGGATCCAGGTGATGACGTTCCAGCCAACGGTCAGTTACGCCTTTAACGATAAGGTGTCGATCGGCTTTGGTCCGACCATCAACCGCATCGACGGCGAATTGACTTCGCAGGTGCCAAACGTCCTCAGCCCTGGCAGCAACGACGGCAAGGTGAAGATCAAGGGTGATGACACCGCCTTCGGTTTCAATGCCGGCATTCTGGTGCAGGCCACTGACCAGACGCGTGTGGGCCTGACCTATCATTCCAAGGTCAGCTATCACCTCAAAGGCGACACCAAGGTCACCGGCGGCACGTTCAGCCTGCTGGGCCTTAGCGGGCAGAGCTACGATGCCAAGCTGGACCTGGACACGCCGGAGTCGGTGGACTTTTCGGTCACTCATCAGCTCAATGATGACTGGACCCTGTACATGGGCAGTACCTGGACACGCTGGAGCCGCCTGAAGGACATCACCGTCGAGAACAGCGGTGTCAGCCCGCGCCTGGGGGGTTCGCTCAACACCATCACCGAAGAACAGAACTGGCATGACACCTGGGCCCACGCCATCGGTGCCGCATATCAGCTGAACGCCAAGTGGGTACTGCGCACAGGTTTGTCGGTCGACCAGTCGCCGACCAACAACGCCAACCGCTCACCCCGAATTCCTACCGGGGACCGCACGGCCATCAGCTTTGGCGCCGGCTGGACGCCTGTCAGTAATATTACGGTCGATCTCGCGTACTCCTATCTGTGGGAAGAGAGCGTCAAGATCAACGACAGCTCGGCCACCAAGGGGGCTTACAGCTCCAGGTTCAAGAACAGCGCCAGCGGTTTCGGTTCGTCGATTACTTACCGTTTCTGA
- a CDS encoding FAS1-like dehydratase domain-containing protein — protein MSDNALAAWIGRTEEIHEHLSLDQVTRIAATLGERVPQAAEPLPALWQWCFFQPAVEESGLGGDGHPARGGFLPPADNRHRMWAGGRVEFHTALKVGARATRISTITHVQQKQGKTGSLLFVTVQHDYLQGGQLAIREEQDIVYREPTPPKLASGDPLPEGAWQESVTPTPTLLFRYSAVTFNGHRIHYDWPYATETEGYPGLVVHGPLMATLSLRAFCRANPAARLRRFAYRGVRPLIAPHPFEVSGRVIAAGKAELWVGNAEGVAQKGEVTFD, from the coding sequence ATGAGCGATAACGCACTGGCCGCCTGGATCGGTCGTACCGAAGAGATCCACGAACATCTGAGCCTCGACCAGGTAACCCGTATTGCCGCCACTCTGGGGGAGCGGGTACCGCAGGCCGCAGAACCCTTGCCGGCGCTGTGGCAGTGGTGTTTTTTCCAGCCGGCGGTGGAAGAAAGCGGCCTGGGAGGCGATGGCCATCCGGCCCGCGGAGGCTTTCTGCCACCCGCCGACAACCGCCACCGCATGTGGGCGGGTGGTCGTGTCGAGTTTCACACTGCGCTCAAGGTGGGCGCCCGGGCGACGCGGATTTCCACCATCACCCATGTTCAGCAAAAGCAGGGCAAGACCGGCTCGCTGCTTTTCGTCACTGTGCAGCATGACTACCTGCAGGGCGGGCAACTGGCGATCCGCGAAGAGCAGGACATCGTCTACCGCGAGCCGACGCCACCCAAGCTCGCGAGCGGCGACCCGTTGCCCGAGGGCGCCTGGCAGGAGTCCGTCACGCCCACGCCCACTTTGTTGTTCCGCTACTCAGCAGTGACCTTCAATGGCCACCGCATCCACTACGACTGGCCTTACGCAACCGAGACCGAGGGCTACCCGGGTCTGGTGGTTCATGGGCCGCTGATGGCCACGCTGAGTCTACGCGCTTTCTGCCGGGCCAATCCCGCTGCACGCCTGCGGCGCTTCGCCTATCGCGGCGTTCGCCCGTTGATTGCGCCTCATCCCTTTGAGGTGAGCGGTCGTGTTATCGCTGCGGGCAAGGCCGAGTTGTGGGTGGGCAATGCCGAGGGTGTGGCCCAAAAGGGCGAAGTGACCTTCGATTGA
- a CDS encoding CaiB/BaiF CoA transferase family protein — MTDTIAKPRPLDGITVVSLEHAIAAPFCTRQLADLGARVIKIERPGSGDFARDYDERVNGLASHFVWTNRSKESLTLNVKQQPAGEVLDKLLATADVLVQNLAPGAAERMGLSYAALHERFPRLIVCDISGYGEGGPYEQKKAYDLLIQSEGGFLSVTGGPGEHDMAKAGCSIADIAAGMYAYTGVLSALLLRDKTGEGSRIDVSMLESLVEWMNYPLYYAYDGAAPPPRAGAAHATIYPYGPFPAGDGGTVMLGLQNEREWQQFCNKVLLQPGLAQDIRFNANARRSQNRAELRAIIVDAFAQMSADEVIARLDAASIANAHVNDMAGVWAHPQLQARDRWREVDSPAGKLPALLPPGRNSAFEPRMDAVPHLGEHTDSLLTELGYGADDIQGLHQQGAV, encoded by the coding sequence ATGACCGACACCATCGCCAAACCCCGCCCGCTGGACGGCATTACCGTCGTCAGCCTGGAGCACGCCATTGCGGCGCCGTTTTGCACCCGGCAGCTGGCCGACCTGGGGGCGCGGGTGATCAAGATCGAACGCCCCGGCTCCGGTGACTTCGCCCGTGACTATGACGAGCGGGTCAATGGCCTGGCCTCGCACTTTGTGTGGACCAACCGCTCCAAAGAAAGCCTGACCCTGAACGTCAAGCAACAGCCTGCCGGGGAGGTACTCGACAAGCTGCTGGCCACGGCCGATGTGCTGGTGCAGAACCTCGCGCCGGGTGCGGCAGAGCGCATGGGGCTGTCTTATGCAGCGCTGCATGAGCGCTTCCCGCGGTTGATCGTCTGCGATATTTCCGGCTACGGGGAGGGCGGGCCCTACGAGCAGAAAAAGGCCTACGACCTGCTGATCCAGAGCGAAGGCGGGTTTCTGTCCGTCACCGGCGGGCCGGGGGAACACGACATGGCCAAAGCCGGCTGCTCCATTGCCGATATCGCGGCGGGCATGTACGCCTACACCGGCGTGCTGTCGGCACTGTTGCTGCGCGACAAGACCGGCGAGGGCAGCCGCATTGATGTGTCGATGCTCGAAAGCCTGGTGGAGTGGATGAACTATCCGTTGTATTACGCCTACGACGGCGCTGCGCCGCCCCCCAGAGCCGGTGCCGCACACGCCACTATCTACCCCTATGGCCCGTTCCCCGCAGGTGACGGCGGCACGGTGATGCTCGGCCTGCAGAACGAACGTGAATGGCAGCAGTTCTGCAACAAGGTGTTGCTACAGCCGGGGCTGGCGCAAGACATACGCTTTAATGCAAACGCGCGGCGTTCGCAGAACCGTGCCGAGTTGCGGGCCATCATCGTTGATGCTTTTGCGCAGATGAGCGCCGATGAGGTCATTGCAAGGCTCGACGCGGCGTCGATTGCCAACGCCCATGTCAACGACATGGCAGGGGTTTGGGCACATCCGCAGCTTCAGGCCCGCGATCGCTGGCGCGAGGTGGACAGCCCCGCGGGCAAGCTGCCGGCGCTGCTGCCACCAGGTCGCAATAGCGCTTTTGAACCGCGAATGGATGCGGTGCCGCATTTGGGGGAACACACCGACAGCCTGCTGACCGAACTGGGTTATGGGGCGGATGACATCCAGGGTCTTCACCAACAGGGAGCGGTGTGA
- a CDS encoding acyl-CoA dehydrogenase family protein, with the protein MNPYLNEDYNAIREGVRALCAEFPAEYWRKIDEEKGFPEAFVGAMTKAGWLSAMIPEQYGGSGLGLAEASVILEEVNHCGGNSGTVHGQMYNMFTLLRHGSEEQKNYYLPKLASGELRLQSMGVTEPSTGTDTTKIKTTAVRQGDSYVINGQKVWISRVQHSDLMILLARTTPLAEVGKKVDGMSIFLVDLREAIGNGLTVQPIANMVNHETNELFFDNLHIPASSLIGEEGKGFRYILDGLNAERTLIAAECIGDGRWFNEKSAQYARERVVFGRPIGQNQGVQFPIAEAHIELEAADLMRWRACEEYDSGRSAGAAANMAKYLAAKASWEAANACLQTHGGFGFATEYDVERKFRETRLYQVAPISTNLILSYVAEHLLELPRSF; encoded by the coding sequence ATGAATCCGTATCTGAACGAAGATTACAACGCCATTCGCGAGGGTGTGCGCGCCCTGTGTGCCGAGTTCCCGGCGGAGTACTGGCGCAAGATCGACGAAGAAAAGGGCTTTCCCGAAGCGTTTGTTGGCGCCATGACAAAGGCCGGCTGGTTGTCGGCAATGATCCCTGAACAGTACGGCGGCTCAGGCCTGGGGCTGGCAGAGGCTTCGGTGATTCTGGAAGAGGTCAACCACTGCGGCGGCAACTCCGGCACCGTGCATGGCCAGATGTACAACATGTTCACGTTGCTGCGCCACGGCAGTGAGGAACAGAAGAACTACTACCTGCCCAAACTGGCCAGCGGCGAACTGCGCCTGCAATCCATGGGCGTGACCGAGCCTTCTACCGGCACCGATACCACCAAGATCAAGACCACCGCCGTGCGCCAGGGCGACAGTTACGTGATCAACGGCCAGAAGGTCTGGATCTCGCGGGTTCAGCACTCGGACCTGATGATCCTGCTGGCCCGCACCACGCCGCTGGCGGAGGTCGGGAAAAAAGTCGACGGCATGTCGATCTTCCTGGTCGATCTGCGCGAGGCCATCGGCAACGGCTTGACCGTGCAGCCGATTGCCAACATGGTCAATCACGAGACCAACGAGCTGTTCTTCGACAACCTGCACATCCCGGCCAGCAGCCTGATCGGCGAAGAGGGCAAGGGTTTTCGCTACATTCTCGACGGGCTCAATGCCGAGCGTACGCTGATCGCCGCCGAGTGCATCGGTGACGGTCGCTGGTTCAATGAAAAGTCCGCGCAGTACGCCCGTGAGCGGGTGGTGTTCGGCCGCCCGATCGGGCAGAACCAGGGTGTGCAGTTCCCGATCGCCGAAGCCCACATCGAGCTGGAAGCCGCCGACCTGATGCGCTGGCGCGCCTGTGAGGAATACGACAGCGGGCGCAGCGCCGGCGCGGCGGCCAACATGGCCAAGTACCTGGCGGCCAAAGCCAGCTGGGAAGCGGCCAATGCCTGCCTGCAGACCCACGGCGGCTTCGGCTTTGCCACTGAGTACGACGTCGAGCGCAAGTTCCGCGAGACCCGTCTGTACCAGGTGGCGCCCATTTCCACCAACCTGATCCTGTCCTACGTGGCCGAGCACCTGCTCGAGTTGCCGCGTTCCTTCTAA
- a CDS encoding avidin/streptavidin family protein gives MEFTLDNTYQLAGFTLAMHRGPFQNNGATPWYSTVQIGTPGQPLKLALDTGTNITWVTSSLCAPDRCQHYSAGRFNHKTSSSFSFTDCLQRPYSFGPWGTMQVESGSDVLIVNQTTLPTRLLLATDYTSSQFRQLDWDGGIGLPCSSTYADGRSSFVFQELMNTGKIDPQQPFIAFDWDPVSGRGSCQLGAVDASKTQGPHLFLPWSLYSKMAGVEYIWSTPLMSYAVGGEILAKDLTFVLDSGSSQFKGDERLMRHTLERIAQGDHPQVVLGFADGEITLGADTYNVLIEEGPDKGRTLPQFEPLGPADLVLVGSLVMELCYTVYEYRVVQCCPGAYSLAPVGAWLFNRPNGPQIITRSSSKNFDIAPRAITRGKRILDSVTRAAPPLLPLSAAGTWQNDYGSRMTLTVDRGRISGTYQSSTGSTGLYEVTGYQVPSIIQQELELGLPIALAIEWHSLGEGPADPSWNWSSGLCGQIHRVKGEDTLVLSHLLVASSDFPERVEQGTYVDKLAFRRVASVHAERPLAAPSSLPEIADPLSGSWLATDGTRLSLRIHACSHHAFGYVLGRLTSDEGEVDICGFTDINAQTSGLPLQSVSLTTAGLAGSTARSLSGTLELKEQNVNLLIMTSSPTTAEHSYLQTRVKSLTFSRQDK, from the coding sequence ATGGAGTTCACCTTGGACAATACATATCAGCTTGCGGGGTTTACCCTCGCCATGCATCGCGGCCCCTTCCAGAACAACGGTGCCACACCGTGGTACTCGACCGTTCAAATCGGCACTCCGGGGCAACCGTTAAAGCTGGCACTGGACACTGGAACCAACATCACCTGGGTGACCTCCAGCCTCTGCGCACCTGATCGTTGTCAGCACTACAGCGCTGGCCGGTTTAACCATAAGACTTCCAGCAGCTTCAGCTTCACCGACTGCCTGCAAAGGCCCTACAGTTTTGGCCCATGGGGAACGATGCAAGTCGAGTCGGGATCGGACGTGCTGATCGTCAACCAGACAACGCTGCCCACCCGGCTTCTACTGGCGACGGACTACACCAGTTCACAGTTTCGCCAATTGGACTGGGACGGTGGTATTGGCCTGCCCTGCAGCAGTACCTATGCCGATGGCCGTAGTTCGTTCGTGTTCCAGGAGTTGATGAACACCGGCAAGATTGATCCGCAGCAGCCCTTTATCGCCTTCGACTGGGATCCCGTTTCGGGTCGCGGCAGCTGCCAGTTGGGCGCTGTAGATGCCAGCAAGACCCAAGGCCCTCACCTGTTTCTGCCATGGTCCCTCTACAGCAAAATGGCTGGAGTGGAGTACATCTGGTCCACACCACTCATGTCTTATGCCGTCGGCGGCGAAATCCTGGCCAAAGACCTGACCTTTGTCCTGGACTCCGGCTCTTCCCAGTTCAAAGGAGACGAGCGGCTTATGCGCCACACCCTGGAACGAATCGCTCAAGGTGACCACCCGCAGGTGGTCCTTGGCTTTGCCGATGGCGAGATCACCCTCGGGGCCGACACCTACAACGTATTGATTGAGGAGGGTCCCGACAAAGGCCGGACACTTCCTCAGTTCGAACCATTGGGGCCTGCCGATCTGGTACTTGTCGGTTCTCTGGTAATGGAGCTTTGCTACACCGTCTACGAGTATCGCGTGGTGCAATGTTGCCCCGGTGCCTACTCCCTGGCACCCGTTGGCGCATGGCTCTTCAATCGCCCGAACGGGCCGCAGATCATTACCCGGTCATCCTCAAAAAACTTCGATATCGCCCCCAGAGCCATAACCCGAGGAAAGCGCATTCTCGACTCTGTTACCCGGGCCGCCCCCCCTCTCCTGCCGCTGTCGGCCGCGGGTACCTGGCAGAATGATTACGGTTCGAGAATGACGCTCACTGTCGATAGGGGGCGGATATCAGGTACCTATCAGTCATCTACCGGCTCGACAGGCCTATACGAAGTCACCGGCTATCAAGTGCCCTCCATCATTCAGCAAGAACTGGAACTGGGACTTCCGATAGCACTGGCCATCGAATGGCACTCCCTGGGCGAAGGTCCTGCTGACCCCAGCTGGAACTGGTCTTCAGGGCTATGCGGGCAGATCCACCGGGTGAAGGGAGAAGACACTTTAGTGCTATCGCACTTGCTGGTAGCCAGTAGTGACTTCCCGGAGCGGGTTGAGCAAGGAACCTACGTCGACAAGTTGGCGTTCCGCAGGGTTGCCAGCGTGCACGCTGAAAGACCTCTTGCAGCACCATCATCGTTGCCCGAGATAGCGGACCCCTTGAGCGGTAGCTGGCTGGCCACAGATGGAACCCGCTTGAGCCTGAGGATCCATGCGTGCAGTCACCATGCATTTGGTTATGTACTTGGCCGACTGACATCAGATGAAGGAGAAGTCGACATCTGCGGTTTCACCGACATCAATGCCCAGACCAGCGGGCTGCCATTGCAATCTGTAAGTCTCACAACGGCAGGACTTGCGGGATCTACAGCTCGGTCTCTATCAGGGACCCTCGAATTAAAAGAACAAAACGTGAACCTCCTGATCATGACCAGCTCGCCAACCACTGCAGAGCATAGCTATTTGCAGACACGAGTTAAGTCCCTTACCTTTTCTCGGCAAGACAAATAA
- a CDS encoding pentapeptide repeat-containing protein: MDNLANSIFSGMELHRAIFDGFDVSGADFTKSNLRNASFNYSILSGAVLHGAALMNATLVGAQMKKVDLSGVVAIGADFTEADLSLSDLRNADVCGAIFIRANLCGVNFEVKRIEGAFFSGAIYNEFTVWPKGFDPVMFGASEV; encoded by the coding sequence TTGGACAATCTAGCTAATTCTATATTTAGTGGAATGGAGCTGCATCGTGCAATTTTTGACGGTTTTGATGTTTCTGGAGCTGACTTTACAAAATCGAATTTGAGAAATGCGTCTTTTAATTACTCTATATTGAGTGGTGCGGTACTGCATGGTGCTGCTCTTATGAATGCGACGCTAGTTGGGGCGCAGATGAAGAAGGTGGATCTTTCCGGTGTTGTCGCAATTGGGGCTGATTTTACCGAGGCAGATCTTTCATTGTCTGATCTAAGAAATGCTGATGTTTGTGGTGCTATTTTTATAAGGGCTAATTTATGCGGCGTTAATTTTGAAGTTAAAAGAATAGAAGGTGCTTTTTTTTCTGGTGCGATTTATAACGAGTTTACAGTTTGGCCTAAAGGTTTCGATCCTGTGATGTTTGGTGCTAGCGAAGTTTAA
- a CDS encoding LysR family transcriptional regulator — translation MHLDLVDLRLFIHIAESPSLTQGARKAFISPAAASARIKSLEENLASRLLYRDSRGVELTPAGELFLHHARVIMRQVDYMKSEFTEYGAEASGHIKIFANTTAATEFLPEILAGFLAERPGVTVDLQERLSRDIVRGVMDGSTDMGIIAGPVEADSLQVIHFSTDQLVLVTPLDHPLAGRKTVKLAETLAYPHIGLHEGTTLLRFLNEQVALHGMTLNMRIKVYSFEAMCRMVEAGVGLAVLPESSARRHQRTMGLAVIELDEPWRVRERSVLVRDLQALPTVTRALINNLLTHHKTAEQDA, via the coding sequence ATGCACCTGGATTTAGTCGACCTGCGTCTGTTCATCCATATCGCCGAGTCCCCCAGCCTGACCCAGGGTGCGCGCAAGGCGTTCATTTCGCCGGCAGCAGCCAGTGCCCGGATCAAGAGCCTGGAAGAAAACCTTGCCAGCCGCCTGTTGTACCGGGATAGCCGGGGCGTCGAGCTGACCCCTGCGGGCGAGCTGTTTCTGCACCATGCGCGAGTGATCATGCGCCAGGTGGACTACATGAAAAGCGAGTTCACCGAGTACGGCGCCGAGGCCAGCGGGCATATCAAGATCTTCGCAAACACCACGGCGGCCACCGAATTCCTGCCTGAGATCCTTGCCGGTTTTCTCGCCGAACGACCGGGCGTGACGGTGGACCTGCAGGAGCGGCTGAGCCGCGACATTGTGCGTGGCGTCATGGATGGCTCAACGGACATGGGCATCATCGCCGGCCCGGTCGAGGCCGACAGCTTGCAGGTCATCCACTTCAGTACCGACCAGCTGGTACTGGTCACGCCCCTCGACCACCCGCTGGCCGGGCGCAAGACGGTCAAACTGGCCGAGACACTGGCCTACCCCCATATCGGCTTGCACGAAGGCACTACCCTGCTGCGTTTTTTGAATGAACAGGTAGCCCTGCACGGCATGACCCTGAACATGCGGATCAAGGTCTACAGTTTCGAGGCGATGTGCCGGATGGTCGAAGCGGGAGTGGGCCTGGCCGTATTGCCGGAGTCTTCAGCCCGTCGTCATCAACGCACCATGGGGTTGGCGGTGATCGAGCTGGACGAACCCTGGCGGGTTCGTGAGCGAAGTGTGCTGGTGCGTGACCTGCAAGCGCTGCCCACAGTGACCCGGGCCCTGATCAACAACCTGCTGACGCACCACAAGACCGCAGAGCAGGATGCTTGA